The Corynebacterium camporealensis genome contains a region encoding:
- a CDS encoding sodium/glutamate symporter: MEEFSAYTLMLDVGWISLLMVIGNVLRHRVKFLFQDLLLPAPITAGLLGLLLGPHVLGWINFSENLGDYTTLLIAVVFASMAYSMEVGGTVGKGARNMWGYSTMMFTAQWGLFILLGIFLFAPLFDTPNWFGMMLPVGFTGGFGTAAAVGGALEGVGADAASSLGFTSATIGTLAAIIGGVVAGNWGIRRGKVSYVPKELPEEIRRGYISNLDERPSLGRATTNPSSIEPLALHLGFIVLTVMTAYGINEGIASIWENVSIPLFATSMMVGLLFRAIMNALGAKDYLDKDSISSISGASTDYLIAFGVASIVPAAIASYWQALLLLFVLGILFCTLFLLWFPAEFFGERWIERGIFGWGWATATVATGIAILKIVDPKLKSGTLSEYGMAYIGFGPFEISWTILAPLAVMYGFTAGFGWISFLIAVGIYLTFRFAGFMPPRGTIFKEGIGHVGEKAEK, from the coding sequence ATGGAGGAGTTTTCCGCATATACCCTCATGCTGGATGTGGGTTGGATTTCGCTGCTGATGGTGATCGGCAACGTATTGCGCCACCGCGTGAAGTTCTTGTTCCAGGACCTGCTGCTGCCGGCTCCGATTACGGCGGGCCTGCTGGGTCTGCTGCTGGGCCCACACGTGCTGGGCTGGATTAACTTCTCTGAGAACCTCGGCGATTACACCACGCTGCTCATTGCAGTCGTCTTCGCCTCGATGGCGTACTCCATGGAGGTCGGCGGCACCGTCGGTAAGGGTGCCCGCAACATGTGGGGCTACTCCACGATGATGTTCACCGCGCAGTGGGGTCTGTTCATCCTGCTGGGCATCTTCCTGTTTGCACCGCTTTTCGATACCCCGAACTGGTTCGGCATGATGCTGCCGGTTGGCTTTACCGGTGGCTTCGGTACCGCTGCTGCTGTTGGTGGCGCGCTGGAAGGCGTGGGTGCTGACGCTGCATCCTCGCTGGGCTTTACTTCTGCCACCATCGGTACCCTGGCCGCTATTATCGGCGGCGTTGTTGCTGGTAACTGGGGCATTCGTCGCGGCAAGGTCTCCTATGTTCCAAAGGAACTGCCGGAAGAGATCCGCCGCGGTTACATCTCTAACCTGGATGAGCGCCCGTCCTTGGGCCGTGCGACCACCAACCCTTCCTCCATTGAGCCACTCGCACTGCACCTGGGCTTTATTGTCCTGACCGTGATGACCGCCTACGGCATCAACGAAGGCATTGCTTCTATCTGGGAGAACGTCTCCATCCCGCTGTTCGCAACCTCCATGATGGTTGGCCTGCTCTTCCGCGCCATCATGAACGCCCTGGGCGCGAAGGATTACCTGGATAAGGACTCGATTTCCTCAATCTCTGGTGCCTCCACCGACTACCTCATCGCCTTTGGTGTGGCCTCCATCGTTCCGGCCGCCATTGCATCCTACTGGCAGGCACTGCTGCTGCTCTTCGTTCTGGGTATCCTCTTTTGTACCCTCTTCCTGCTGTGGTTCCCGGCTGAGTTCTTCGGCGAACGCTGGATCGAGCGCGGCATCTTCGGCTGGGGCTGGGCTACCGCAACCGTGGCAACCGGTATCGCCATCCTGAAGATCGTCGACCCGAAGCTGAAGTCCGGCACCCTGTCGGAGTACGGCATGGCCTACATCGGCTTCGGTCCGTTTGAGATCTCCTGGACGATCCTCGCTCCGCTGGCTGTCATGTACGGCTTCACCGCCGGCTTCGGCTGGATCTCCTTCCTCATCGCCGTCGGTATTTACCTCACCTTCCGTTTCGCCGGATTCATGCCACCACGCGGCACCATCTTCAAAGAAGGCATCGGCCACGTCGGCGAAAAAGCCGAGAAATAA
- a CDS encoding LLM class flavin-dependent oxidoreductase, which produces MKAFGFLSFGHYAAGGRQGPSSADMARIHLDLAQAADDLGVNNASFRIHHFVPQASAPMPLLGAIAGSTKYLEVGTGVIDMRYENPLYLAEEAASLYDVAGGRVALGLSRGAPEVADRGWEAFGYHADADNGADLARKNLERFLEAIDGYGVTTAAPLERQYPTMFQPGSPLPVFPQNPGLRKKIFYGSGTFSSAEQTARDGLNLMSSTLVSETSQQTLGEVQAEQIDRYRTAWQEAGHEWTPRVSVSRSIFPIVDADDQRHFGRQAGSRDQVGSLPEVGASTFGRTYAAEPDQLIEQLQADPAVMAADTLLLTVPTTAGLDINVKILENFAHHVAPALGWQPSHTSN; this is translated from the coding sequence ATGAAGGCATTCGGTTTTTTAAGCTTTGGTCACTACGCCGCCGGTGGTCGCCAGGGCCCCAGCAGCGCAGACATGGCGCGCATCCACTTGGATTTGGCACAGGCTGCCGATGACTTAGGCGTCAACAACGCTTCTTTCCGCATCCACCACTTCGTGCCACAGGCCTCTGCCCCAATGCCGCTGCTGGGTGCGATTGCGGGTAGCACCAAATACCTAGAAGTCGGCACGGGTGTCATCGACATGCGCTACGAAAATCCCCTCTACCTGGCTGAGGAAGCAGCATCGCTGTACGATGTCGCCGGCGGCCGCGTCGCCCTCGGCCTGTCCCGCGGTGCCCCGGAAGTCGCCGACCGCGGATGGGAAGCCTTCGGCTACCACGCCGACGCCGACAACGGCGCTGACCTGGCACGTAAGAACCTAGAGCGCTTCTTAGAAGCTATCGATGGCTACGGTGTCACCACCGCCGCACCGCTGGAACGCCAGTACCCCACCATGTTCCAACCTGGCTCCCCACTGCCGGTCTTCCCGCAGAACCCAGGTCTGCGCAAGAAGATCTTCTACGGCTCGGGAACCTTTAGCTCCGCTGAACAAACCGCTCGCGATGGACTCAACCTCATGTCCTCCACTCTGGTCTCGGAGACCTCCCAGCAGACCCTGGGCGAGGTCCAAGCCGAACAAATCGATCGCTACCGCACCGCCTGGCAGGAAGCCGGCCACGAGTGGACCCCACGAGTCTCAGTCTCTCGTTCTATCTTCCCCATCGTTGATGCCGATGACCAACGCCACTTCGGCCGCCAAGCTGGCAGCCGCGACCAGGTCGGCTCCCTACCCGAAGTCGGCGCGTCGACCTTCGGCCGCACTTACGCCGCCGAGCCAGACCAACTCATCGAGCAACTACAAGCCGACCCCGCCGTCATGGCCGCTGACACCCTGCTGCTCACCGT